The DNA segment AGCCCGCCGTCGGCACCGGACCCGGCGGGCGCGCCGGTACCGCCCGCGTGGGTGCCGGTCTCCGCCCCGTACGCCTGGCCGGACCCGCCGCCGGCCGGCCTCGGCTGCGAGACCCGGCGCCCCTTGGGGACCTGCGGCACGTCGCCCCGGGAAGCCACGTGGACCGTACGCCTGCCACTTCCGCTGTTGCGACCGGTTCCGGTGTCGGTCTCGGAACCGAGACCGACACCCGAGCTTGAGCCCGTGCCCGAACGGGAGCCGGGGCCGTAGCCCGAATCCGAGCCGTAGGCCGAATCCGAACTGAAGCCGGAGCTTGAACCTGGATCCGTGTCCGAAAGGGAGCCGGAACCCGAACGGGAGCCGGGGCCGTAGCCCGAATCCGAGCCGTAGGCCGAATCCGAACTGAAGCCGGAGCTTGAACCTGGATCCGTGTCCGAAGGGGAGCCGGAACCCGAACGGGAGCCGGGGCCGTAGCCCGAATCCGAGCCGTAGGCCGAATCCGAACTGAAGCCGGAGCTTGAACCTGGATCCGTGTCCGAAGGGGAGCCGGAAGTGGTGCCGTAGCCCGAGCCCGAGCCCGAGCCCGAGCCCGAGCCCGAGCCCGAGCCCGAGCCCGAGCCCGAGCCCGAGCCCGAGCCCGAACCCGAACCCGAACCCGAACCCGAGCCCGAGCCCGAGCCGTAGGCCGAACCCGGACCGCCCGTCCCGCGGTTCTCGGCCCCCAGGGCGCCGCCCTGGCCGAATACCGGCGGGGTCTCCTCTGTGGTCCGGGCCGGCCCGGAACCGTGGGCGTGGTGCGTCGGGCCGTCCGGCGGGCGCACGGCCGCCGACTCCGCCCCCGAGGGCGGCTTGGCGGACGGCCCTGTGGGCGGCTCCGGCACGCGGACATGCCCCTCGCCGTCCGGCGTCGTCCATGCCCGCGCCCCCGGCCCCGCGGCCGGGGTGAGCCGTAGGGCCGACTCACCGATCCGCAGCAGCGTGCCCGGTGCCAGACCGACCGGGCGGGAGCCCACCCGCCGGCCGTCCAGGGTCGTGCCGTTGGTGGAGCCGAGGTCGGCGACCGAGACCCTGCCGTCCGGGCCGACCGTCACCGCGCAGTGCAGCCGGGAGACGTCCGGGTCGTCGAGCGGCACATCGGCGTCGGCCGAGCGGCCGATGCGGATCTCGCCGCCGTGCAGCAGATGGACGCCGCCCGCGTCGGGACCGGCGACGACATGGAGCCTGGTCGGGGCATCGTCCAGCTCGGGATGCGGCTCGGGCTCGCCCGGGGCGCCCACGGCCAGCACCGCGCCGTCGATCAGGGGAGGCTCGCCGAGCGTGCAGCGCTGGGCGTCCAGCCGCTGGTCACCGGCGTACAGCACCGGGGCGCCGGAGGAACCGGAGGAGCTGTCGCCGCCGGAGACCGCGGAGACCAGAGCGGTGGCCACCGCCGCCAGGGCCGTACCGGCGGGGGCGGTGACGAGCACATGGCCCCGCGCGGGGGAGGGCGGGCCCAGCGGATCTACCACGGTCAGCCGGATCTGCATCGCCGTGAGCGGTCCCTTCTGCGCGAGCGCCCGCGGTACGGAGGACGGAACCACCCCGCGGTCCCCCACCGCGGATTTCCCCCACCACCACACGCGCACGTACGGCCAGTACTCCCCGCATCCTCGCACCTGTCACCGACAATGCGCCCGCCTTCCCGCATCAAATGATCTTGATTGGTCGGCTCTGCCCTCAAAAGTGCCTGACCAATGCGTCGTGAATGATCGTTCCATCGCCACTTGAGACCGGTCACCTCCGGCCATTGGCAACCGAGGGACCGGGGCGAGCGTCTTTCTCCACACGTGTCCCCCGCCCCTGGGCGGGCCCGCACGGGGCCCGCCCAGGGGCGGGGGAAGGAACAGGGAAGGAAGTCGTCGACGGTGTCAGGCCGGTGTCCCGTGCTGCGGCATTACAGTGGGGCGGAACATTTCCGAGCACGACGCATCACGGTGTACGCCAGCCAAGCAAGCAGCAGGGAGCACATGACGTGCGGCCGGTAGGCAGCAAGTACCTGCTCGAGGAGCCGATCGGACGCGGCGCCACGGGCACCGTCTGGCGAGCCCGCCAGCGGGAGACCGCGGGGGCCGAGGCGGCAGTGCCCGGTCAGCCGGGAGAGACCGTCGCGATCAAGGTCCTCAAGGAGGAGCTTGCGAACGACGCGGACGTCGTGATGCGTTTCCTGAGGGAACGCGCCGTCCTGCTCAGACTGACCCACCCCAACATCGTCCGGGTCCGCGACCTGGTCGTCGAGGGTGATCTGCTGGCGCTGGTCATGGACCTCGTCGAGGGCCCTGACCTGCACCGTTACCTGCGCGAGAACGGCCCCTTCACGCCCGTCGCCGCCGCTCTCACGACCGCCCAGATCGCCGACGCCCTCGCCGCCAGCCACGCCGACGGCGTGGTGCACCGCGACCTGAAGCCCGCCAACGTGCTGCTCAAGCAGGGGGGTGGCGAGCTGCACCCGATGCTGACCGACTTCGGCATCGCCCGGCTGGCCGACTCCCCGGGGCTGACCCGCACCCACGAGTTCGTCGGCACGCCCGCGTACATCGCGCCGGAGTCCGCCGAGGGCCGCCCGCAGACCTCCGCCGTCGACATCTACGGCGCCGGCATCCTGCTGTACGAGTTGGTGACCGGCCACCCGCCGTTCTCCGGCGGCTCCGCCCTCGAGGTGCTGCACCAGCACCTGAGCGCCGAACCGCGCCGTCCCTCCACGGTTCCGGACCCGCTCTGGACGGTCATGGAGCGCTGCCTCAGCAAGAACCCCGAGCGGCGGCCCAGCGCCGAGAACCTCGCGCGCGGCCTGCGGGTCGTCGCCGACGGCATCGGCGTGCACGTGAACTCCGCGCAGATCTCCGCCGCCGAGAACGTCGGCGTGCTCCTCATGCCCGACCCGGCGCCCGCCTCCGTGCCCGGTACCCCCGGCGCGCCCGGCTCCGCCGACCCGACGCAGGTGCTGCCGCACACCCAGGGCGCGTACGACCCCAACGGCGCGACCAGCGTCCTGCCGCAGACCGGCCCCAACGCCGGAGCGGGCGCGGGCGGTTCCTCCGGCTCCGCCGACCCGACCGCCGTCATGCCCCCGGTACCGCCCGGTCCGCCCGGCCAGGACGGCCAGGGACGGCCCGGCCCCGACGACCCGCATCCCTGGCAGAACCAGATGCGCGCGGCCCGCGACCGCAACGATCAGACCCAGGTCCAGTACGTCGACCCGGGTGAGGACCCGCTGCGCCGCCGCCCCCAGCGGCAGGTCGCCCGGCCGCAGCAGCAGCCGCAACAGCCGCCGCAGCGCCGCCCGCGGCCCGGCCCCGACTACGGCCGGCCGCAGCCGTACCGGCAGGCACCGCAGCCTCAGCAGTACGCCCCGCCCCCGCAGCCGCGACCCCAGCGGTCGCGACAGCCGGAGCCGCAGCGGTACACCCCGCCGCCGGAGCCGCGGCGCTCCGCGCGTGAGCCCCGGCAGCGCGGTGCGAACCCGATGCGCATCCCCGGTCTCGGCTGCCTGAAGGGCTGCCTGTTCACGATCGTCATCCTGGTCGTCGCGAGCTGGCTGATCTGGGAGCTGAGCCCGCTGCAGGACTGGATCGGCAGCGGCAAGAGCTACTGGGACCAGC comes from the Streptomyces sp. KMM 9044 genome and includes:
- a CDS encoding serine/threonine-protein kinase, whose protein sequence is MRPVGSKYLLEEPIGRGATGTVWRARQRETAGAEAAVPGQPGETVAIKVLKEELANDADVVMRFLRERAVLLRLTHPNIVRVRDLVVEGDLLALVMDLVEGPDLHRYLRENGPFTPVAAALTTAQIADALAASHADGVVHRDLKPANVLLKQGGGELHPMLTDFGIARLADSPGLTRTHEFVGTPAYIAPESAEGRPQTSAVDIYGAGILLYELVTGHPPFSGGSALEVLHQHLSAEPRRPSTVPDPLWTVMERCLSKNPERRPSAENLARGLRVVADGIGVHVNSAQISAAENVGVLLMPDPAPASVPGTPGAPGSADPTQVLPHTQGAYDPNGATSVLPQTGPNAGAGAGGSSGSADPTAVMPPVPPGPPGQDGQGRPGPDDPHPWQNQMRAARDRNDQTQVQYVDPGEDPLRRRPQRQVARPQQQPQQPPQRRPRPGPDYGRPQPYRQAPQPQQYAPPPQPRPQRSRQPEPQRYTPPPEPRRSAREPRQRGANPMRIPGLGCLKGCLFTIVILVVASWLIWELSPLQDWIGSGKSYWDQLTDWFGNTVDWFQDLGGSGADPSQ